The following coding sequences are from one Phycisphaeraceae bacterium window:
- a CDS encoding aspartate carbamoyltransferase catalytic subunit, which produces MSDTDASIRSEAPAWPHRHLLGLQSLSPQDIRTILQTARSFSEVSTRSVKKVPALRGKVVANLFFEDSTRTRISFTLAAQRLSADVVDLTGSGSSVSKGETIDDTAANIEAMGVDAVVVRHKASGAAATVAQAVSCAVINAGDGRHEHPTQGLLDIYTIAESLGRFDSFDLTGLKIAIIGDLVSSRVARSDIAGMTALGAEVICVGPPTLAPKSLETLGRALSGPGACRVEHDIEAILGEGGVDVVNMLRIQFERHGGGGGDEKAAGARSSPAFPSLREYTRLFSLTEERAGRLKPGAIVMHPGPINRGVELAAAVADGPRSVILKQVTNGLAVRMAVLYLCVGAAS; this is translated from the coding sequence ATGTCCGACACCGACGCGTCGATCCGCTCCGAAGCGCCCGCGTGGCCGCACCGGCACCTGCTGGGGCTGCAGTCGCTCTCGCCCCAGGACATCCGGACCATCCTGCAGACGGCCCGCTCGTTCTCCGAGGTCTCCACTCGCTCGGTGAAGAAGGTTCCCGCGCTCCGCGGCAAGGTGGTCGCCAACCTCTTCTTCGAGGACTCCACCCGCACCCGCATCTCGTTCACGCTCGCGGCCCAGCGGCTCTCGGCGGACGTGGTCGACCTCACCGGCTCGGGATCCTCGGTGAGCAAGGGGGAGACAATCGACGACACGGCGGCGAACATCGAGGCGATGGGCGTGGACGCCGTGGTCGTGCGGCACAAGGCCTCCGGGGCCGCGGCGACGGTGGCGCAGGCCGTGTCGTGCGCCGTGATCAACGCGGGCGATGGGCGGCATGAGCACCCGACGCAGGGCCTGCTGGATATCTACACGATCGCGGAGTCGCTCGGGCGGTTCGACTCGTTCGACCTGACGGGGCTGAAGATCGCGATCATCGGCGATCTGGTGTCGTCGCGGGTGGCCCGGTCGGACATCGCGGGGATGACGGCGCTCGGAGCGGAGGTGATCTGCGTCGGTCCGCCGACGCTGGCGCCCAAGTCGCTCGAGACGCTGGGGCGGGCGCTGAGCGGCCCGGGCGCCTGCCGCGTGGAGCACGACATCGAGGCGATCCTTGGCGAGGGCGGGGTGGACGTGGTCAACATGCTGCGGATCCAGTTCGAGAGGCACGGAGGCGGGGGGGGCGATGAGAAGGCGGCGGGGGCTCGGAGTTCGCCCGCCTTCCCGAGCCTGCGCGAGTACACGCGCCTGTTCTCGCTGACCGAGGAGCGCGCCGGGCGGCTCAAGCCCGGCGCGATCGTGATGCACCCCGGGCCGATCAACCGCGGCGTGGAGCTCGCCGCGGCGGTGGCGGACGGGCCGCGGAGCGTCATCCTGAAGCAGGTGACCAACGGGCTCGCGGTGCGGATGGCGGTGCTCTACCTGTGCGTCGGGGCGGCCTCGTGA
- the gmk gene encoding guanylate kinase, producing MPTDPSTSPAGPSSGLLLIISGPSGVGKTTITHAIEQEFAGRPRDGGAGAVFSVSATTRPRTAADREGLDYHFVDDAEFDRLVAQDAFLEWANVFGKRYGTLRSWVQERLAEGRLVILEIDVQGAISVKQQMPDAFGLFVLPPSENVLLDRLRARKREEESAIQRRFAEAKREMATARTCGAYDVFIVNDDLKRAIGEAVTAVRSRLQSRAGA from the coding sequence ATGCCGACCGATCCCTCGACATCCCCCGCCGGACCATCGTCCGGCCTGCTGCTGATCATCTCCGGCCCGTCGGGGGTGGGGAAGACGACGATCACGCACGCGATCGAGCAGGAGTTCGCGGGCCGGCCCAGGGACGGCGGGGCGGGGGCGGTCTTCTCGGTATCGGCGACGACCCGCCCCCGGACCGCCGCGGACCGCGAGGGGCTCGACTACCACTTCGTCGACGACGCCGAGTTTGACCGGCTGGTAGCGCAGGACGCCTTTTTGGAATGGGCCAACGTCTTCGGCAAGCGGTACGGGACGCTGCGGAGTTGGGTCCAGGAGCGGCTGGCCGAGGGGCGGCTGGTGATCCTGGAGATCGACGTGCAGGGCGCGATCAGCGTGAAGCAGCAGATGCCGGACGCGTTTGGGCTGTTCGTGCTGCCGCCGAGCGAGAACGTGCTGCTCGACCGCCTGCGGGCGCGCAAGCGCGAGGAGGAGAGCGCCATCCAGCGGCGCTTCGCCGAGGCCAAGCGCGAGATGGCGACGGCGCGGACCTGCGGGGCCTACGACGTGTTCATCGTCAACGACGATCTCAAGCGGGCGATCGGTGAAGCTGTAACCGCCGTGCGGTCTCGGTTGCAGAGCCGCGCCGGCGCCTGA
- the gatA gene encoding Asp-tRNA(Asn)/Glu-tRNA(Gln) amidotransferase subunit GatA, which translates to MLPSLDVFPYTVVQTRDAVRSRRLLAADAVRAALERAESLNPRLNAFLELFPGRAMDQARAIDAAIARGEDPGPLAGVPVAIKDNLCLAWGKTTCGSRLLERYESPYTATCVQRLIDAGAVVIGKTNLDEFAMGSSGEHSAFGPTRLPWDLDRVPGGSSSGSAAAVAAGVVPAALGSDTGGSIRQPAGMCGVVGLKPTYGRVSRYGLVAFASSLDQVGPFARTVEDAAVLAGVLCGHDPRDGTSLDVPGEDLAATVESPVDSLCIGIPSHARGSAGNHPGVNASLESAAAALGSAGARIVDVDLPHADHGIAAYYIIASAEASSNLARFDGVRYGRRAAVSDDEPLEALYSRSRAEGFGAEVQRRIMLGTHVLSSGYHDQYYTTALRVRRLIKRDFDAAFARGCHALLMPASPTPACRLGEKTGDPLALYLEDVYTVGANLAGLPGITVPAGFATEGGSELPVGVQLIAPALGEATLLRAARMLERTIALRLRLPSL; encoded by the coding sequence ATGCTCCCCTCGTTGGACGTGTTTCCATACACGGTGGTGCAGACCCGCGACGCGGTGCGGTCGCGCCGGCTTCTCGCCGCGGACGCCGTCCGCGCCGCGCTGGAGCGTGCCGAGTCGCTCAACCCGCGGCTCAACGCCTTCCTCGAGTTGTTCCCCGGGCGGGCGATGGACCAGGCCCGCGCGATCGACGCGGCGATCGCGCGAGGGGAGGATCCCGGACCGCTCGCGGGGGTGCCCGTCGCGATCAAGGACAACCTCTGCCTTGCCTGGGGAAAGACGACCTGCGGCTCCCGGCTTCTTGAGCGCTACGAGTCGCCGTACACCGCGACGTGTGTGCAGCGGCTTATCGATGCCGGCGCGGTGGTCATCGGCAAGACCAACCTGGACGAGTTCGCGATGGGCTCCTCCGGCGAGCACTCGGCGTTCGGGCCGACCCGCCTCCCGTGGGACCTGGATCGAGTGCCCGGCGGATCGTCGTCCGGGTCCGCCGCGGCGGTCGCCGCGGGAGTGGTGCCGGCGGCGCTGGGGTCGGACACCGGCGGGTCCATCCGGCAGCCCGCGGGGATGTGCGGTGTGGTCGGCCTCAAGCCGACGTACGGCCGGGTCTCCCGCTACGGGCTCGTCGCGTTCGCTTCGTCGCTCGACCAGGTGGGCCCGTTCGCGAGGACGGTCGAGGACGCGGCGGTCCTGGCGGGTGTGCTCTGCGGGCACGACCCGCGCGACGGCACCTCGCTGGACGTGCCCGGCGAGGATCTCGCCGCGACGGTTGAGTCGCCCGTGGACTCGCTGTGCATCGGGATCCCCTCGCATGCGCGCGGGAGCGCGGGCAACCATCCGGGCGTGAACGCATCACTGGAGTCAGCCGCGGCGGCGCTCGGATCAGCGGGGGCGCGGATCGTCGATGTCGATCTCCCGCACGCCGACCACGGGATCGCGGCGTACTACATCATCGCGTCGGCGGAGGCGTCGTCGAACCTGGCGCGGTTTGATGGCGTGCGGTACGGCCGGCGCGCCGCGGTATCCGACGACGAGCCGCTCGAGGCGCTGTACAGCCGGTCCCGCGCGGAGGGATTCGGCGCGGAGGTGCAGCGACGGATCATGCTCGGAACGCACGTCCTGTCGTCGGGGTACCACGATCAGTACTACACCACCGCGCTGCGGGTGCGACGCCTGATCAAACGGGACTTCGATGCGGCCTTCGCCCGCGGCTGCCACGCCCTGCTGATGCCCGCCTCACCGACGCCGGCGTGCCGGCTCGGCGAGAAGACGGGCGATCCTTTGGCCCTGTACCTGGAGGACGTGTACACCGTCGGGGCCAACCTCGCGGGCCTGCCGGGGATCACGGTGCCCGCCGGGTTCGCGACCGAGGGAGGGAGCGAGTTGCCCGTGGGCGTCCAGCTCATCGCGCCGGCGCTGGGCGAAGCGACGCTTCTCCGTGCCGCGAGGATGCTGGAGCGGACAATCGCCCTGAGGCTCCGCCTACCCTCGCTGTAA